The segment GATGGCTGACCAAGCGCAATCCTTGATGAACCCAGGTGCGGGTTTTTTAAACCGGGGGATGCTGGATTTGGCGCATCGTTTGTGTGAAAGCACTGGCAGCGATCAAGTGCATTTGCTCAATACCGGGGCTGAGGCCAACGAGGGCGCAATCAAGCTGGCGCGCAAATGGGGGCAACTGCATCGCGGGGGCGCACACCGGATTATCACGGCCAGCCGCAGTTGTCATGGTCGCAGTTTTGGTGCGATGTCGGCCTCGGGCAGCGCGACGGTGGATAACCGTTTCGAGCCGCAACTGCCGGGTTTTATCAATGTGCCGTTCAACGACTTGCCCGCGTTGCATGCGGCCGTCGATGCACAGACCGTGGCAATCATGCTGGAACCGGTGCAAAGCGAAGCCGGCGTGATCCCGGCAACCGAGCATTACCTCAAGGGTGTGGAGCGTTTGTGCCGCGAGTTGGGGATTTTGCTGATTCTGGATGAAGTCCAGACCGGTATGGGCCGTTGCGGCACGTTGCTGGCGGAGCAGAATTACGGCATTCGCGCCGACATCATCACCCTGGGCAAGGGCCTGGGCGGGGGAGTGCCACTGGCTGCGCTGCTGGCTCGCGGCAAGGCATGCTGCCTGGCGCCAGGCGAACTGGGCGGCACCCATCATGGCAATGCCTTGATGACCGCAGCAGGCTTGGCAGTGCTCGACACGATGCTGGAGAAGGGCTTTTTGCAGCAGGTCCGTGACGCGGGGCAGCACTTGCGCGAAGGCCTGGGCCGTTTGGCCAATAGTTATGCACAGGGTGAATTGCGTGGGCAGGGTCTGCTGTGGGGGCTGACCTTATCGGACGACTCGGCCCAGGCGGTGGTCAAGGCGGCGCTGTACGAGGGGCTGCTGATCAGCGCGCCGCAACCTGATTGCCTGCGGTTTACCCCGGCACTGTGCGTCAGCAAGGGCAACATAGATGAAATGCTGCTGCGTCTGGCCC is part of the Pseudomonas sp. ML2-2023-3 genome and harbors:
- a CDS encoding aspartate aminotransferase family protein encodes the protein MNLFNLRRHSPSLEEMAAHSTPSISGNHPSREYLMPCVEREAHVFVRGQGSWMWDSDSRAYLDFTQGGAANSLGHSPAVLVKAMADQAQSLMNPGAGFLNRGMLDLAHRLCESTGSDQVHLLNTGAEANEGAIKLARKWGQLHRGGAHRIITASRSCHGRSFGAMSASGSATVDNRFEPQLPGFINVPFNDLPALHAAVDAQTVAIMLEPVQSEAGVIPATEHYLKGVERLCRELGILLILDEVQTGMGRCGTLLAEQNYGIRADIITLGKGLGGGVPLAALLARGKACCLAPGELGGTHHGNALMTAAGLAVLDTMLEKGFLQQVRDAGQHLREGLGRLANSYAQGELRGQGLLWGLTLSDDSAQAVVKAALYEGLLISAPQPDCLRFTPALCVSKGNIDEMLLRLARAFARVRTAQLQCRRGVAV